The Saccharothrix variisporea genome has a segment encoding these proteins:
- a CDS encoding enolase C-terminal domain-like protein: MAHIVDLDVLDIRFPTSRELDGSDAMNPDPDYSAAYVVLRTDDGPDGYGLAFTIGRGNDVQAAAIRSLAPHVVGRPVPETAADLGALYFELVGDSQLRWLGPEKGVAHMALGAVVNAAWDLAARRAGVPLWRFLSALTPEEIVGLVDFRYLSDALTPEEALELLRAAEPGRAERAAHLEREGYPAYTTTPGWLGYSDEKLAALSRQAVADGFDMIKLKVGGDLDDDVRRMKLAREVVGDDVRIAVDANQRWDVDTAIGWMRELAPFRPYWIEEPTSPDDVLGHEAIATALDPIRVATGEHVQNRVIFKQLLKADAIDVLQLDACRVGGVNENLAILLLAHKFGVPVCPHAGGVGLCELVRHLSLFDYVAVSGSMDGRVIEWVDHLHEHFTDPAVVRDGRYLAPTEPGFSARLKDETLAAYRFPDGPVWTEAS, from the coding sequence ATGGCGCACATCGTCGACCTGGACGTCCTGGACATCCGGTTCCCCACCTCGCGCGAGCTGGACGGCTCGGACGCGATGAACCCCGACCCCGACTACTCCGCCGCCTACGTGGTGCTGCGCACCGACGACGGCCCGGACGGGTACGGCCTGGCGTTCACCATCGGGCGCGGCAACGACGTGCAGGCCGCCGCGATCCGGTCGCTCGCGCCGCACGTGGTGGGCCGGCCGGTCCCGGAGACCGCCGCGGACCTCGGAGCGCTGTACTTCGAGCTGGTCGGCGACTCGCAGCTGCGCTGGCTGGGCCCGGAGAAGGGCGTCGCGCACATGGCGCTGGGCGCGGTGGTCAACGCCGCGTGGGACCTGGCGGCGCGGCGCGCCGGGGTGCCGCTGTGGCGGTTCCTGTCCGCGTTGACGCCCGAGGAGATCGTGGGCCTGGTCGACTTCCGGTACCTGTCCGACGCGCTGACCCCGGAGGAGGCGCTGGAGCTGCTGCGGGCGGCCGAGCCGGGGCGGGCGGAGCGGGCGGCGCACCTGGAGCGCGAGGGCTACCCCGCCTACACGACCACGCCGGGCTGGCTCGGGTACTCCGACGAGAAGCTGGCCGCGCTGTCCCGCCAGGCGGTGGCCGACGGGTTCGACATGATCAAGCTGAAGGTCGGCGGCGACCTGGACGACGACGTGCGGCGGATGAAGCTGGCCCGCGAGGTCGTGGGCGACGACGTGCGCATCGCCGTGGACGCCAACCAGCGCTGGGACGTCGACACGGCCATCGGGTGGATGCGGGAGCTGGCCCCGTTCCGCCCGTACTGGATCGAGGAGCCGACCTCGCCCGACGACGTGCTGGGCCACGAGGCCATCGCCACCGCCCTGGACCCCATCCGGGTGGCCACCGGCGAGCACGTGCAGAACCGGGTGATCTTCAAGCAGCTGCTCAAGGCGGACGCGATCGACGTGCTCCAGCTCGACGCCTGCCGCGTCGGCGGGGTCAACGAGAACCTCGCGATCCTGCTGCTGGCGCACAAGTTCGGCGTCCCGGTGTGCCCGCACGCGGGTGGCGTGGGCCTGTGCGAGCTGGTGCGGCACCTGTCCCTGTTCGACTACGTGGCGGTGTCCGGCTCGATGGACGGCCGGGTCATCGAGTGGGTGGACCACCTGCACGAGCACTTCACCGACCCCGCCGTGGTGCGCGACGGCCGGTACCTCGCCCCGACCGAGCCCGGGTTCTCCGCGCGGCTCAAGGACGAGACCCTGGCCGCCTACCGCTTCCCGGACGGTCCGGTGTGGACGGAGGCGTCATGA
- a CDS encoding fumarylacetoacetate hydrolase family protein, protein MQLLRLGAPGSERPAVRADDGTTYDLSPVTGEIDGPFLAADGVARTRAALAAGTLPALDPEGLRVGPPVAGVGKIVCIGLNYRDHAEETGAAIPAEPVVFLKTPDTIVGPYDEVLVPRNSVKTDWEVELGVVIGRTARYLETEEEALACVAGYTVSHDVSEREFQIERGGQWDKGKNCETFNPLGPFLVPAEDVPDPQALGMRLSVNGTTRQDSSTKHMIFSVAEVIRYLSWFLVLRPGDLVNTGTPAGVALGHPEPQPYLRAGDVVELSIDGLGTQRQTFGQA, encoded by the coding sequence GTGCAGCTTCTGCGCCTCGGAGCGCCGGGCTCCGAACGTCCCGCCGTCCGGGCCGACGACGGGACGACGTACGACCTGAGCCCGGTGACCGGCGAGATCGACGGGCCGTTCCTGGCCGCCGACGGCGTGGCCCGCACCCGTGCCGCGCTGGCCGCCGGGACGCTCCCCGCGCTCGACCCCGAGGGCCTGCGCGTGGGGCCGCCGGTCGCGGGCGTCGGCAAGATCGTGTGCATCGGCCTCAACTACCGCGACCACGCCGAGGAGACCGGCGCCGCGATCCCGGCCGAACCGGTCGTGTTCCTCAAGACGCCCGACACCATCGTCGGCCCGTACGACGAGGTCCTGGTGCCGCGCAACTCCGTGAAGACGGACTGGGAGGTCGAGCTCGGCGTCGTCATCGGCCGCACCGCCCGGTACCTGGAGACCGAGGAGGAGGCGCTGGCCTGCGTCGCCGGGTACACCGTCTCCCACGACGTGTCCGAGCGGGAGTTCCAGATCGAGCGCGGCGGGCAGTGGGACAAGGGCAAGAACTGCGAGACGTTCAACCCCCTCGGTCCCTTCCTCGTGCCCGCCGAGGACGTCCCGGACCCGCAGGCGCTGGGCATGCGGCTGTCGGTCAACGGCACCACCCGCCAGGACTCCTCCACCAAGCACATGATCTTCTCGGTGGCCGAGGTGATCCGCTACCTGAGCTGGTTCCTCGTCCTCCGACCAGGTGACCTCGTGAACACCGGCACGCCCGCCGGCGTCGCCCTGGGCCACCCCGAGCCCCAGCCGTACCTGCGGGCCGGGGACGTGGTGGAGCTGTCCATCGACGGCCTGGGCACCCAGCGCCAGACCTTCGGGCAGGCGTGA
- a CDS encoding S8 family serine peptidase: MRHHRAVWASAASTAALLASLATAGVAHADEPLVEPLSPATAKAARTGSSEQVGATLAKATGTVTAFVELAGTPAAEAYGAEKQRGAADPQAAQAARDSRQRTDDKTAHVLDVLRGKDSATREVARTANAVPGVVVSADAAKVRELVGLPEVKTVRLAVPKVVQNASAVQLTKAAQVWRQTGRYGEGMRVGIIDTGIDYTHADFGGPGTTAAYQAVDRTAPWTPTAKVVGGYDFAGDEYDANEPEKSTPKPDPNPLDCGSHGTHVAGTAAGYGENADGSTFTGDYKTLTDEQLNAMKIGPGTAPKASLYALKVFGCEGSTNLTAQALDWALDPNGDGDFSDHLDVVNMSLGSDFGAQDDPDSLFVRKLVEHGVLVVASAGNGGDFYDVGGSPANTPEALAVANTRDAFALLDGVTVGGADQPGQYSQNYTGYAGLDLTRPVVAVTAEDNKDGCDPIADDLKGKFVWLEWDDNDTTRRCGSAGRTNNAQNAGAEGVLLTSSRDNFLAAIAGNAGIPVFQFTGPATAALRPALTAGSLEVRMRGALRNSVPTTTPKLADTITPSSSRGSRGAVAAKPDVAAPGDTILSANVGTGNGAVSKGGTSMSAPHVAGIGALVREAHPDWTVEEVKAAVVNTAGHVVKSGDDNTAGLPEAPMRVGSGRVDAAAAVGADLLAMVADNPGSVGVSFGPVEADRSVWRTKTVNIVNKGSVKRTVTASYEEATAVPGASYEVWPRTVTVAPGKAARVRVSLRVEPSELRKVADPTVTKEQVGVARQFLAEASGRLLLKSGGTTLRVPVYAAPKPASDLSAGGVTFRGDVASVRLRGHSLAQGEGDQAYRSLISAFELQGASDRLPDCTDEVKADCAVNGSAKGGDLRYVGAASTAPVDKSENALLAFGVVTWENWVTLGANNSPEIRIDTNGDGNHDFRVHAVKPTDANGSVTADVWLAQTVRVSDDEVVDEQPLNGQHGEVDTNLMDSNVVVLPVTLKALGIDPAGTSFRLSYTAGTTGQYAAPGNEDGFVDRIGTPMSFDPLKPGLSVRQGTTPALSFVARTGARLEVHRDAEALAADGAENLLLLHHHNTTEERAQVVKMRG; the protein is encoded by the coding sequence ATGAGACACCACCGCGCGGTGTGGGCGTCCGCCGCCAGCACCGCCGCTCTGCTCGCCTCGCTCGCCACCGCAGGCGTCGCCCACGCCGACGAACCGCTCGTCGAACCGCTGTCGCCCGCGACCGCCAAGGCCGCCCGCACCGGGTCCTCGGAACAGGTCGGCGCGACCCTGGCGAAGGCGACCGGCACGGTCACGGCGTTCGTCGAACTGGCCGGGACACCGGCCGCCGAGGCCTACGGCGCCGAGAAGCAGCGCGGCGCCGCCGACCCGCAGGCCGCCCAAGCCGCCCGCGACTCCCGGCAGCGCACCGACGACAAGACCGCGCACGTGCTGGACGTGTTGCGCGGCAAGGACTCGGCCACCCGCGAGGTCGCCCGGACCGCCAACGCCGTGCCCGGTGTCGTGGTCAGCGCCGACGCCGCCAAGGTGCGCGAGCTGGTCGGGCTGCCCGAGGTCAAGACCGTGCGCCTGGCCGTGCCGAAGGTCGTGCAGAACGCCAGCGCCGTGCAGCTGACCAAGGCCGCGCAGGTGTGGCGGCAGACCGGCCGCTACGGCGAGGGCATGCGGGTCGGCATCATCGACACCGGCATCGACTACACCCACGCCGACTTCGGCGGCCCCGGCACCACCGCCGCCTACCAGGCCGTCGACCGGACCGCGCCGTGGACGCCGACCGCCAAGGTCGTCGGCGGGTACGACTTCGCGGGCGACGAGTACGACGCCAACGAGCCGGAGAAGTCCACGCCCAAGCCCGACCCGAACCCGTTGGACTGCGGCAGCCACGGCACCCACGTCGCCGGCACGGCCGCCGGGTACGGCGAGAACGCCGACGGCTCCACGTTCACCGGCGACTACAAGACGCTGACCGACGAGCAGCTCAACGCGATGAAGATCGGCCCCGGCACCGCGCCCAAGGCGTCGCTGTACGCGCTGAAGGTGTTCGGCTGCGAGGGGTCCACCAACCTCACCGCGCAGGCCCTGGACTGGGCGCTCGACCCGAACGGCGACGGCGACTTCAGCGACCACCTCGACGTGGTCAACATGTCCCTGGGCTCGGACTTCGGCGCCCAGGACGACCCGGACTCGCTGTTCGTGCGCAAGCTCGTCGAGCACGGCGTGCTGGTCGTGGCGTCGGCGGGCAACGGCGGCGACTTCTACGACGTCGGCGGCTCGCCCGCCAACACGCCGGAAGCGCTGGCCGTGGCCAACACCCGGGACGCGTTCGCGCTGCTGGACGGCGTGACGGTCGGCGGGGCGGACCAGCCCGGCCAGTACAGCCAGAACTACACCGGCTACGCCGGCCTCGACCTGACCCGGCCGGTGGTCGCGGTCACCGCCGAGGACAACAAGGACGGCTGCGACCCGATCGCGGACGACCTCAAGGGCAAGTTCGTCTGGCTGGAGTGGGACGACAACGACACCACCCGCCGCTGCGGCTCGGCCGGGCGCACCAACAACGCCCAGAACGCGGGCGCGGAAGGCGTGCTGCTGACCTCGTCGCGGGACAACTTCCTGGCCGCCATCGCGGGCAACGCGGGCATCCCGGTGTTCCAGTTCACCGGCCCGGCGACGGCCGCCCTCCGGCCCGCGCTGACCGCCGGCAGCCTGGAGGTCCGGATGCGGGGCGCGCTGCGCAACTCCGTGCCCACCACGACCCCGAAGCTCGCCGACACCATCACGCCGTCGTCCTCGCGCGGGTCGCGCGGCGCGGTGGCGGCCAAGCCCGACGTGGCCGCGCCCGGCGACACGATCCTGTCCGCCAACGTCGGCACCGGCAACGGGGCCGTGAGCAAGGGCGGCACGTCGATGTCCGCGCCGCACGTGGCCGGGATCGGCGCGCTGGTGCGGGAAGCGCACCCGGACTGGACCGTCGAGGAGGTCAAGGCGGCGGTCGTGAACACCGCCGGTCACGTCGTGAAGTCCGGCGACGACAACACCGCGGGCCTGCCCGAGGCCCCGATGCGGGTCGGCTCGGGCCGGGTGGACGCGGCGGCGGCCGTGGGCGCGGACCTGCTGGCGATGGTCGCGGACAACCCGGGTTCGGTCGGCGTGTCGTTCGGCCCGGTCGAGGCGGACCGGTCGGTCTGGCGCACCAAGACGGTGAACATCGTCAACAAGGGCTCGGTCAAGCGGACCGTCACGGCGTCCTACGAGGAGGCCACGGCCGTCCCCGGCGCGTCGTACGAGGTGTGGCCGCGCACGGTCACCGTCGCCCCGGGCAAGGCCGCTCGTGTGCGGGTGTCGCTGCGGGTCGAGCCCTCGGAACTGCGCAAGGTCGCGGACCCGACCGTGACCAAGGAGCAGGTCGGCGTGGCCCGGCAGTTCCTCGCCGAGGCGTCCGGGCGGCTGCTGCTGAAGTCCGGCGGGACCACCCTCCGGGTGCCGGTGTACGCCGCGCCCAAGCCCGCGTCCGACCTGTCGGCGGGCGGCGTGACCTTCCGCGGTGACGTGGCCTCCGTCCGACTGCGCGGCCACTCGCTCGCGCAGGGCGAGGGTGACCAGGCGTACCGGTCGCTGATCAGCGCGTTCGAGCTCCAGGGCGCGTCGGACCGACTGCCCGACTGCACCGACGAGGTGAAGGCGGACTGCGCGGTCAACGGTTCGGCCAAGGGCGGCGACCTGCGGTACGTCGGTGCCGCGTCCACCGCCCCGGTGGACAAGTCGGAGAACGCGCTGCTGGCGTTCGGCGTCGTCACCTGGGAGAACTGGGTCACCCTGGGGGCCAACAACTCCCCCGAGATCCGCATCGACACCAACGGCGACGGCAACCACGACTTCCGCGTGCACGCCGTGAAGCCGACCGACGCCAACGGTTCGGTGACCGCGGACGTGTGGCTCGCGCAGACCGTGCGGGTGTCCGACGACGAGGTGGTGGACGAGCAGCCGCTCAACGGCCAGCACGGCGAGGTGGACACCAACCTCATGGACAGCAACGTGGTCGTGCTGCCGGTGACGCTGAAGGCGCTGGGCATCGACCCGGCGGGGACGTCGTTCCGCCTGTCCTACACGGCGGGCACCACCGGCCAGTACGCCGCACCGGGCAACGAGGACGGTTTCGTGGACCGCATCGGCACCCCGATGTCCTTCGACCCGCTCAAGCCGGGCCTGTCCGTCCGGCAGGGCACCACGCCCGCGCTGTCGTTCGTGGCCAGGACCGGCGCCCGCTTGGAGGTCCACCGCGACGCTGAGGCGTTGGCGGCGGACGGCGCCGAGAACCTGCTCCTCCTGCACCACCACAACACGACGGAGGAGCGCGCACAGGTCGTGAAGATGCGCGGCTGA
- a CDS encoding N-acetylglucosamine kinase: MGFVVGLDAGGTSTRALVLDLDGTRLGAGVAGGANPNSHPPELAAAHISQALTAALDGLDAAKVESGVLGMAGSSKLLSDPAVSALFEAAWTGAGLRCPMRVITDCEAAFATGSSSPDGTVLVAGTGSIAARITDHKLAGTVGGYGWLLGDEGSAFWLGREAVRATLQALESNAPLDPLATAVLTMADLPAEPSRDTWRRLITRANQSPPIHLSHYAPLVTAHHETPSADRIISGAVKALADLAMSCREEGDDTPIVLVGSLIHAHPLGTRLRAELTARTHATVRIATEGAAGAAWLAAVDILGTTAPRPC, from the coding sequence ATGGGCTTCGTGGTCGGCTTGGACGCGGGCGGCACCTCCACCAGAGCACTGGTGCTCGACCTGGACGGCACCCGCCTGGGCGCGGGCGTGGCAGGCGGCGCCAACCCCAACTCGCACCCGCCGGAACTGGCGGCGGCCCACATCTCCCAGGCCCTGACGGCGGCACTGGACGGCTTGGACGCGGCCAAGGTCGAGTCCGGCGTCCTGGGCATGGCCGGTTCCAGCAAGCTCCTCAGCGACCCGGCGGTGTCCGCCCTGTTCGAGGCCGCCTGGACCGGCGCCGGCCTGCGCTGCCCCATGCGCGTGATCACCGACTGCGAGGCCGCCTTCGCCACGGGTTCGTCGTCCCCAGACGGCACCGTCCTGGTAGCCGGCACGGGTTCCATCGCAGCCCGCATCACCGACCACAAACTGGCCGGCACGGTAGGGGGCTACGGCTGGCTGCTGGGCGACGAGGGCTCAGCCTTCTGGCTGGGCCGCGAGGCCGTCCGAGCCACCCTCCAGGCCCTGGAGTCCAACGCCCCTCTGGACCCCTTGGCCACGGCCGTCCTCACCATGGCCGACCTGCCGGCGGAGCCGAGCCGGGACACCTGGCGCCGCCTGATCACCAGGGCGAACCAGTCTCCCCCCATCCACCTGTCCCACTACGCCCCACTGGTCACGGCGCACCACGAGACCCCTTCGGCGGACCGGATCATCTCCGGCGCGGTGAAAGCCCTGGCAGACCTGGCCATGTCCTGCCGCGAGGAGGGCGACGACACCCCGATCGTCCTGGTAGGCAGCCTGATCCACGCCCACCCGTTGGGCACCCGCCTGCGCGCCGAACTGACGGCCCGCACACACGCAACGGTCCGCATCGCCACGGAGGGCGCAGCCGGCGCGGCCTGGCTGGCAGCAGTCGACATCCTCGGCACCACCGCCCCCCGCCCCTGCTGA
- a CDS encoding DUF3159 domain-containing protein, with product MTDTRQETLGQLLGGRGGALDASLPPLAFALGWALAGRSIEVGALVAVLCGVVIAVVRVVRGDRPRAVVVSVALVVLAAYIALQTGRAEDFFLLQIFLNAASALVWAASIVVRWPLLGVVVGLVTGQKFRWRRDPDLLRAYRVASWPWVGQYVLRVLVFGALWVAGQVVVLGVMRAVLTWPLQAVCIAVSWWVLRRSLPKDHPGLRHPRIPEQAA from the coding sequence ATGACCGACACCCGGCAGGAGACCCTCGGCCAGTTGCTGGGCGGCCGAGGCGGTGCCCTGGACGCCTCCCTCCCGCCCTTGGCGTTCGCCCTGGGGTGGGCGCTGGCGGGGCGGTCCATCGAGGTCGGGGCGTTGGTGGCGGTGCTGTGCGGGGTCGTCATCGCCGTGGTGCGGGTGGTGCGCGGGGACCGTCCCCGGGCGGTGGTCGTGTCGGTGGCGCTGGTCGTGCTGGCGGCGTACATCGCCTTGCAGACCGGTAGGGCCGAGGACTTCTTCCTCCTCCAGATCTTCTTGAACGCCGCTAGTGCGCTGGTGTGGGCGGCGAGCATCGTGGTGCGGTGGCCGCTGCTCGGGGTCGTGGTCGGGCTGGTGACCGGGCAGAAGTTCCGGTGGCGGCGGGACCCGGACCTTCTGCGGGCGTACCGGGTGGCGTCGTGGCCTTGGGTGGGGCAGTACGTGCTGCGGGTGCTGGTGTTCGGCGCGTTGTGGGTGGCGGGGCAGGTGGTGGTGCTGGGGGTCATGCGGGCGGTGCTGACCTGGCCTTTGCAGGCGGTGTGCATCGCGGTGAGCTGGTGGGTGCTGCGACGATCCCTGCCCAAGGACCACCCTGGTCTGAGGCACCCGCGGATCCCCGAACAGGCGGCGTGA
- a CDS encoding ROK family transcriptional regulator gives MRAGSPRLLREINDRAAIEALLRNGPLTRSELEGIIGLSKPATAQLLTRLETEGTVLRNGLRGGGRGPRAQLWTVNGALAHVAAIDLTPDTVDVAIADISGTLVTEHSAPMPRTDVLEAFHSAVTKAANQAGLSPQDLHHVVVGSPGAVDPTTGRLNYAPHMPGWEGFDIPGTLRTLLGTSVTVENDVNLVALEEMIAGRATDVRNFVLLWPADAVGAAVVVNGVLLRGATGGAGEIDAMQVPDHATAETGTDRTGGRYGDLLDSAAIVKLARAHGVSARTGQAAVKKALSEGTAGREFLVDLARRIATGVANVVAVLDPELVLLSGEIAHAGGTTLADLVAAELRTLVVPRTPVQLALVTGKPVRSGALHSALSVVREQVFGLDAATTEPFRGPRQ, from the coding sequence ATGCGAGCCGGTAGCCCACGACTGCTGCGCGAGATCAACGACCGCGCCGCGATCGAGGCCTTGCTGCGCAACGGCCCGCTGACGCGCTCCGAGCTGGAAGGCATCATCGGCCTCTCCAAGCCCGCCACCGCCCAGCTCCTGACCCGCCTGGAAACCGAGGGCACGGTCCTGCGCAACGGCCTGCGCGGCGGTGGACGCGGGCCCCGGGCCCAGCTCTGGACGGTCAACGGCGCGCTCGCGCACGTCGCCGCCATCGACCTCACCCCGGACACCGTGGACGTGGCCATCGCGGACATCTCCGGCACGTTGGTCACCGAGCACAGCGCACCCATGCCGCGCACCGACGTGCTGGAGGCGTTCCACAGCGCGGTCACCAAGGCCGCGAACCAGGCCGGACTGTCCCCGCAGGACCTGCATCACGTCGTCGTCGGCTCACCCGGTGCGGTGGACCCGACCACCGGTCGGCTGAACTACGCGCCGCACATGCCCGGGTGGGAGGGCTTCGACATCCCGGGCACCCTCCGCACCCTCCTCGGCACCAGCGTCACGGTCGAGAACGACGTCAACCTGGTCGCGCTGGAAGAGATGATCGCCGGCCGCGCCACCGACGTCAGGAACTTCGTCCTGCTCTGGCCCGCCGACGCCGTCGGTGCCGCCGTGGTCGTCAACGGGGTGCTGCTGCGCGGCGCGACCGGGGGCGCGGGCGAGATCGACGCCATGCAGGTGCCCGACCACGCCACCGCCGAGACCGGCACGGACCGGACCGGTGGTCGGTACGGCGACCTGCTCGACAGCGCCGCGATCGTCAAGCTCGCCCGCGCGCACGGGGTGTCCGCCCGCACCGGGCAGGCCGCCGTCAAGAAGGCCCTGAGCGAGGGCACGGCCGGCCGGGAGTTCCTGGTCGACCTCGCCCGCCGCATCGCGACCGGCGTCGCCAACGTCGTCGCCGTGCTCGACCCCGAACTGGTGCTGCTGTCCGGCGAGATCGCGCACGCGGGCGGCACGACGCTCGCCGACCTCGTCGCCGCCGAGCTGCGCACCCTGGTGGTGCCCCGCACCCCCGTCCAACTCGCCCTGGTGACCGGGAAACCGGTGCGTTCCGGCGCACTGCACTCCGCGCTGTCGGTCGTCAGGGAACAGGTGTTCGGCCTAGACGCCGCCACGACCGAACCCTTCCGCGGCCCGCGCCAGTAG
- a CDS encoding ABC transporter substrate-binding protein — MRKVPRAALLCVAAAVSLTACAAGAGKSDQGGLAAAPGKDDKFTLTVWSNYSGREQDEVTKALESFRKKYPNAEIKHEGSQDDDKITAGIRSGNPPDVALSFTTDNIGQFCSSGSFQELKPYVERDKVDLSQIPDAVRSYTEYKGNRCAMPLLSDVYGLYYNKELLAAAGITTPPKTTAELLDYAKRATKKAPDGSIEVAGFLPTMMFYNNRPPIWAPNFGAKWAGPDGKSALASPEWAEMLKFQKELVDFYGYDNLERFRAGLGQEFSADHAFHQQKIAMMIDGEYRTAFLKDQAPQVKFGTAPFPTIKPDLYGAGFTAGTIMGIPKGAKNPGAAWELIKHLSFDTDTIVTLANGIKNIPSTKAALADPRLEVDENFKTFIDLAQGGKLQGNPVTPIGDAHIKAIGDFATSWQAGKVPDLMAGLEEVDQQIDDQVAKSGK; from the coding sequence ATGCGCAAGGTCCCCCGCGCAGCGTTGCTTTGCGTGGCCGCCGCGGTGTCCCTGACCGCCTGCGCCGCCGGCGCCGGCAAGTCCGACCAGGGCGGTCTCGCCGCCGCGCCGGGCAAGGACGACAAGTTCACCCTGACCGTCTGGAGCAACTACTCCGGCCGCGAGCAGGACGAGGTCACCAAGGCGTTGGAGAGCTTCAGGAAGAAGTACCCCAACGCCGAGATCAAGCACGAGGGCAGCCAGGACGACGACAAGATCACCGCGGGCATCCGCAGCGGCAACCCGCCGGACGTGGCGCTGTCGTTCACCACCGACAACATCGGCCAGTTCTGCTCGTCCGGCTCGTTCCAGGAGCTCAAGCCCTACGTCGAGCGGGACAAGGTGGACCTGTCGCAGATCCCCGACGCCGTGCGCTCGTACACCGAGTACAAGGGCAACCGGTGCGCGATGCCGCTGCTCTCCGACGTCTACGGCCTGTACTACAACAAGGAGCTGCTCGCCGCGGCCGGCATCACCACGCCGCCGAAGACCACCGCCGAGCTGCTGGACTACGCCAAGCGCGCCACCAAGAAGGCCCCGGACGGGTCGATCGAGGTCGCGGGCTTCCTGCCGACGATGATGTTCTACAACAACCGCCCGCCGATCTGGGCGCCCAACTTCGGCGCGAAGTGGGCCGGTCCGGACGGCAAGTCGGCGCTGGCCTCGCCCGAGTGGGCGGAGATGCTGAAGTTCCAGAAGGAACTGGTCGACTTCTACGGCTACGACAACCTGGAGCGGTTCCGCGCGGGCCTCGGGCAGGAGTTCTCCGCCGACCACGCCTTCCACCAGCAGAAGATCGCCATGATGATCGACGGCGAGTACCGCACGGCGTTCCTGAAGGACCAGGCGCCGCAGGTGAAGTTCGGCACCGCGCCCTTCCCGACGATCAAGCCCGACCTGTACGGCGCGGGCTTCACCGCCGGCACGATCATGGGTATCCCGAAGGGCGCGAAGAACCCCGGCGCGGCCTGGGAGCTGATCAAGCACCTGTCGTTCGACACGGACACGATCGTCACGCTCGCGAACGGCATCAAGAACATCCCCAGCACCAAGGCCGCGCTGGCGGACCCGCGCCTCGAAGTGGACGAGAACTTCAAGACGTTCATCGACCTGGCCCAGGGCGGCAAGCTCCAGGGCAACCCGGTGACCCCGATCGGTGACGCGCACATCAAGGCCATCGGCGACTTCGCCACCTCGTGGCAGGCGGGCAAGGTGCCGGACCTGATGGCGGGGTTGGAGGAAGTCGACCAGCAGATCGACGACCAGGTCGCGAAGAGCGGCAAGTAG
- a CDS encoding carbohydrate ABC transporter permease, with translation MTATLERVDVVRAAPARGRSRARHRWTVLAFLAPAILGFLLFFGYPLVATIGFSFTKYDLINPPEWIGLENYSYMVTDKLFRTAVYNTLWFVVVLTVARVVFALGVASVIARLKSGVGLVRTLCYLPSLAPPVAATLVFFLVMRPNDGPLDAFLGWFGIEGPLWFADPAWAKPGITAVMLWVSGDLMIIILAAILDVPQEQYEAAELDGAGPVRRWWHITLPSISPVLMFGVVNSIILALQLFTQAVVAGSAASGSADVTGNTKILGFPENSTLTFPVWLYTQGFRYFDMGYAAAMATVLFVVSFAATAVLVQRMRKASYQEEGGPGA, from the coding sequence ATGACCGCCACGCTCGAACGCGTGGACGTGGTCCGGGCCGCCCCCGCGCGGGGGCGGTCCCGGGCCCGCCACCGGTGGACCGTGCTGGCCTTCCTGGCCCCCGCGATCCTGGGTTTCCTGCTGTTCTTCGGCTACCCGCTCGTCGCCACGATCGGCTTCTCGTTCACCAAGTACGACCTGATCAACCCGCCCGAGTGGATCGGGCTGGAGAACTACTCGTACATGGTCACGGACAAGCTGTTCCGCACCGCCGTCTACAACACGCTGTGGTTCGTGGTCGTGCTGACCGTCGCCCGGGTCGTGTTCGCACTCGGGGTCGCGTCGGTGATCGCCCGGCTGAAGTCGGGCGTGGGCCTGGTGCGGACGCTGTGCTACCTGCCCTCGCTCGCGCCGCCGGTGGCCGCGACCCTGGTGTTCTTCCTGGTCATGCGGCCCAACGACGGTCCGCTGGACGCCTTCCTGGGCTGGTTCGGCATCGAGGGTCCGCTGTGGTTCGCCGACCCGGCGTGGGCCAAGCCGGGGATCACGGCGGTGATGCTGTGGGTGTCCGGCGATCTGATGATCATCATCCTGGCCGCGATCCTGGACGTGCCGCAGGAGCAGTACGAGGCGGCCGAGCTGGACGGGGCGGGGCCGGTGCGGCGGTGGTGGCACATCACGCTGCCGTCCATCTCGCCGGTGCTGATGTTCGGGGTGGTGAACTCGATCATCCTGGCGTTGCAGCTGTTCACGCAGGCGGTGGTGGCGGGGTCGGCGGCGAGCGGGTCGGCCGACGTCACCGGCAACACCAAGATCCTGGGGTTCCCCGAGAACTCGACGCTGACGTTCCCGGTGTGGCTGTACACGCAGGGCTTCCGGTACTTCGACATGGGCTACGCGGCGGCGATGGCGACCGTGCTGTTCGTCGTGTCGTTCGCGGCCACGGCGGTGCTCGTACAGCGCATGCGCAAGGCCTCCTACCAGGAGGAAGGAGGTCCGGGCGCATGA